The following coding sequences lie in one Danio rerio strain Tuebingen ecotype United States chromosome 3, GRCz12tu, whole genome shotgun sequence genomic window:
- the cdk5r1a gene encoding cyclin-dependent kinase 5 activator 1a isoform X1 yields the protein MGTVLSVSPSYRKAGLFDEIPPPLAHYTAVQNSKNAKDKGLKRQSLINVLPWKRIVAASAKRKGSKKLPSGDSQDEECVGTLNSQNLKKSQSCANLSGFTQEPAVSSIPTSKTTTNVTSTAKRTPITELVAQATNAGTPKRVIVQASTCELLRNLGDFLSRRCYRLKRFSPAEPIVWLRQVDRSLLLQGWQDQGFITPANLVFLYMLCREVISPEVSSERELQAEVLTCLYLSYSYMGNEISYPLKPFLVEMDKDVFWNRSLDIINRMSGKMLQLNSDPHYFTQVFADLKNEREITISQLCIGLDR from the coding sequence ATGGGAACTGTACTCTCAGTCTCCCCAAGCTACCGAAAGGCAGGCCTGTTTGATGAAATACCACCCCCTCTGGCACATTATACAGCTGTGCAGAACAGTAAAAATGCCAAGGACAAGGGTCTGAAACGCCAGTCGCTCATCAATGTCCTCCCATGGAAGCGCATTGTGGCGGCTTCGGCCAAGAGAAAAGGCTCTAAGAAGTTGCCCTCGGGTGACAGTCAAGATGAAGAGTGCGTGGGCACTCTCAACAGCCAAAACCTGAAGAAGTCTCAGTCTTGTGCCAATCTCTCGGGCTTCACCCAGGAGCCGGCTGTAAGCTCCATTCCTACATCAAAAACAACCACCAATGTGACCTCCACCGCAAAGAGGACCCCCATCACTGAATTGGTGGCCCAAGCAACCAATGCTGGCACACCCAAAAGAGTGATCGTGCAGGCTTCCACCTGCGAGCTACTTAGAAATCTGGGCGACTTCTTGTCGCGACGCTGCTACCGGCTGAAGCGATTCTCACCTGCCGAGCCTATTGTCTGGCTTCGTCAGGTGGATCGGTCTCTTCTGCTGCAGGGCTGGCAGGACCAGGGCTTCATCACCCCGGCAAACTTGGTCTTCCTCTATATGCTGTGCCGTGAGGTCATTTCGCCAGAGGTGTCCAGCGAGCGTGAGCTGCAGGCCGAGGTGCTCACTTGCCTCTACCTGTCCTACTCCTACATGGGAAATGAGATTTCCTACCCGCTCAAGCCCTTCCTGGTGGAGATGGACAAGGACGTCTTCTGGAACCGCAGCCTGGACATCATCAACCGCATGAGTGGCAAAATGCTCCAGCTTAATTCTGACCCGCACTACTTTACACAGGTTTTCGCCGACCTGAAAAATGAACGAGAAATAACAATAAGCCAGCTGTGTATTGGCTTGGATCGATAA